One window of the Shimwellia blattae DSM 4481 = NBRC 105725 genome contains the following:
- the mdcE gene encoding biotin-independent malonate decarboxylase subunit gamma, producing the protein MNQELSRGALWLEKLAPNAPRLEGLCASVQVADGELNGETARFIAVVPDAHNHFPRAAGGEVGLLEGWTLAKVVSDTIAADAQRAVKRPIIAVIDVPSQAYGRREEAFGIHQALAGAAAAYANARLAGHPVIGLIVGKAMSGAFLAHGYQANRLIALNDSGVLIHAMGKASAARITLRTVESLEALAATIPPMAYDISNYATLGLLSSLLNVTSATAPDSDDLALVNNTLIQAVAQARQDATLKSRLGAKNRHSSSLVRERMRASW; encoded by the coding sequence ATGAACCAGGAACTGAGCCGTGGTGCCCTGTGGCTGGAAAAACTGGCACCCAACGCCCCGCGTCTGGAGGGGCTGTGCGCATCGGTACAGGTTGCTGATGGCGAACTGAACGGCGAAACGGCGCGCTTTATTGCCGTGGTGCCGGATGCCCATAACCATTTCCCGCGTGCCGCCGGGGGCGAGGTGGGCCTGCTGGAAGGCTGGACCCTTGCCAAAGTGGTCAGCGACACCATCGCCGCCGATGCACAACGGGCCGTAAAACGCCCGATCATCGCGGTGATTGATGTGCCAAGCCAGGCTTATGGCCGCCGGGAAGAGGCCTTCGGGATCCACCAGGCGCTGGCCGGGGCGGCCGCGGCATATGCTAACGCCCGCCTGGCAGGCCACCCGGTAATTGGCCTGATTGTGGGCAAAGCCATGTCCGGGGCGTTCCTCGCCCACGGCTACCAGGCGAACCGCCTGATTGCCCTTAACGACAGCGGCGTACTGATCCACGCCATGGGGAAAGCGTCAGCGGCGCGCATCACGCTGCGTACCGTGGAATCCCTGGAGGCCCTGGCGGCCACTATCCCGCCGATGGCCTATGACATCAGCAACTACGCCACCCTGGGGCTGCTCTCGTCACTGCTGAATGTGACCAGCGCCACGGCGCCAGATAGCGACGATCTGGCGCTGGTAAATAACACCCTGATACAGGCCGTGGCGCAGGCCCGTCAGGACGCAACCCTGAAGAGCCGCCTGGGGGCGAAAAACCGCCACAGCTCATCGCTGGTACGCGAGCGCATGCGCGCAAGCTGGTAA
- a CDS encoding biotin-independent malonate decarboxylase subunit beta produces MRNDPSFIELRARQRARALLDDGSYRELLDPFDEIISPWLGPQGIVPQADDGMVVAKGTINGKPSVVIAIEGAFQGGSMGEVSGAKMAAALELAAEDNRNGIPTQAVLCLETGGVRLQEANLGLAAIADIHAAIVDLRRYAPVVGIVAGTVGCFGGMSIAAALCSYLVVTREARLGLNGPQVIEQEAGIEEYDSRDRPFIWSMTGGEVRYQSGLVDALVGDGIHAVKQAMNTLLDKGVRREERTDKYPWFLEHLSRFDTRQQADTARITAFFAGEEK; encoded by the coding sequence ATGCGTAACGATCCCAGTTTTATTGAATTAAGAGCGCGCCAGCGCGCCAGAGCCCTGCTGGACGACGGCAGCTACCGCGAGTTGCTGGATCCCTTTGATGAAATCATCTCCCCGTGGTTAGGGCCCCAGGGCATTGTGCCCCAGGCCGACGACGGGATGGTGGTTGCCAAAGGGACCATTAACGGCAAACCGTCCGTTGTGATTGCCATTGAAGGGGCGTTCCAGGGGGGCAGTATGGGCGAAGTGTCCGGGGCCAAAATGGCTGCGGCACTGGAGCTGGCTGCGGAAGATAACCGCAACGGCATCCCGACCCAGGCGGTACTGTGCCTTGAAACCGGTGGCGTACGTTTACAGGAGGCCAACCTTGGCCTTGCGGCCATTGCCGACATTCACGCCGCCATTGTTGACCTGCGCCGCTATGCGCCGGTGGTGGGGATTGTGGCCGGTACGGTGGGCTGCTTTGGCGGGATGTCTATCGCTGCGGCGTTGTGCAGTTACCTGGTGGTCACCCGTGAAGCCCGTCTGGGCCTGAACGGCCCGCAGGTTATCGAACAGGAAGCGGGGATCGAAGAGTATGACTCCCGGGACCGTCCGTTTATCTGGAGTATGACCGGTGGCGAAGTGCGCTATCAGAGCGGGCTGGTAGATGCCCTGGTCGGGGACGGTATCCACGCGGTAAAACAGGCGATGAACACCCTGCTGGACAAAGGCGTGCGCCGCGAAGAGCGCACGGACAAATACCCGTGGTTCCTTGAACATCTGTCCCGCTTCGATACCCGCCAGCAGGCGGATACCGCCCGGATCACCGCGTTTTTTGCAGGGGAGGAAAAATAA